From a region of the Chitinophaga caseinilytica genome:
- a CDS encoding sodium:solute symporter yields MSYADWAVLGFTLIAIILYGVWKSRGQQNLDSYFLGNRSVPWYIVLLSIMGTQASAITFLSAPGQAYTDGMRFVQYYFGLPLAMVVISAVFVPIYHKLKVYTAYEYLENRFDLKTRTLTSFLFLLQRALSTGISIYAPSIILSSLLGWNIYYTNLFMGGLLIIYTMYGGTKAVSYTQSLQLGVIFVGMFLAGYMVVKMLPADIGFSDALHVSGKMGKLNVIVTDFSLKDRYNIWSGVIGGFFLALSYFGTDQSQVGRYLTARDLTESRMSLLMNGLVKVPMQFLIMLIGALVFVFYLYFKAPINFNEGLVQQVHQSEYAPQMQALEQRYDSLDGVRQTQVKTLVTALDAKNESAIRTAQADLKASETASNSIRDEAKTLIREALPAADTSDTNYIFLHFVVHNLPKGLVGLLIAIIFLASWGSIAAALNSLASTTMVDFYKRMYKPEASDHEYLRASKFWTLIWGVFSIGVALFATNLGSLIEAVNILGSLFYGTILGIFVVAFAMKRIRGNAVFWGALLAEIAVIAVYLADIVSFLWLNVIGCALVMLFSAILQPILPSPKIKQPA; encoded by the coding sequence ATGAGTTATGCCGACTGGGCTGTGCTCGGTTTTACCCTGATCGCCATCATTTTATACGGCGTCTGGAAAAGCCGCGGCCAGCAAAACCTCGACAGTTACTTCCTGGGGAACCGTTCCGTGCCCTGGTACATCGTGCTCCTGTCTATCATGGGCACCCAGGCCAGCGCCATCACTTTCCTGAGCGCACCCGGCCAGGCGTACACCGACGGGATGCGGTTCGTGCAATATTACTTCGGGCTGCCGCTCGCCATGGTAGTCATTTCCGCGGTATTCGTCCCGATTTACCACAAACTGAAGGTCTACACCGCTTACGAATACCTCGAAAACCGGTTCGATCTCAAAACGCGCACCCTCACTTCGTTCCTGTTTTTGTTGCAAAGGGCGCTGTCGACCGGGATCAGTATCTATGCCCCCTCCATCATCCTGTCGTCTTTACTGGGATGGAACATTTACTATACGAACCTCTTCATGGGCGGGCTCCTCATCATTTACACGATGTACGGCGGCACAAAAGCCGTGTCTTACACGCAATCGCTGCAGCTGGGGGTTATTTTCGTGGGGATGTTCCTGGCGGGATACATGGTGGTGAAGATGTTGCCGGCCGATATCGGTTTCTCCGACGCCTTGCATGTGTCGGGCAAAATGGGGAAACTGAACGTGATCGTAACGGATTTCAGCCTGAAAGACCGGTACAATATCTGGAGCGGGGTGATCGGTGGATTTTTCCTCGCGCTGTCGTATTTCGGGACAGACCAGAGCCAGGTGGGCCGTTACCTTACCGCCCGCGACCTGACCGAAAGCCGGATGAGCCTGCTGATGAATGGACTGGTAAAAGTGCCGATGCAATTCCTTATCATGCTGATCGGTGCGCTGGTATTCGTGTTTTACCTGTATTTCAAGGCGCCGATCAATTTCAACGAAGGCCTTGTTCAGCAGGTGCACCAGTCGGAATACGCTCCGCAGATGCAGGCGCTGGAACAGCGGTACGATTCGCTGGACGGCGTGCGGCAAACGCAGGTGAAAACCCTCGTTACCGCGCTCGACGCTAAAAACGAAAGCGCCATCCGTACCGCGCAGGCCGATCTGAAAGCCTCCGAGACCGCGTCCAACTCCATCCGCGACGAAGCCAAAACCCTCATCCGCGAAGCCCTTCCGGCCGCGGATACCAGCGATACGAACTACATTTTCCTGCATTTCGTGGTGCACAATCTGCCCAAAGGGCTCGTGGGGCTGCTGATCGCCATCATCTTCCTCGCATCGTGGGGCAGCATCGCGGCGGCGCTCAATTCCCTCGCGTCTACCACCATGGTGGATTTCTACAAACGGATGTACAAACCCGAAGCCAGCGACCACGAATACCTGCGCGCCTCCAAATTCTGGACGCTCATCTGGGGCGTGTTTTCCATCGGCGTGGCGCTGTTCGCCACCAACCTGGGCAGCCTCATCGAAGCCGTAAACATTCTCGGGTCGCTGTTTTACGGGACGATCCTCGGGATTTTCGTGGTGGCCTTCGCCATGAAGCGCATCCGGGGGAATGCTGTTTTCTGGGGCGCGCTGCTGGCAGAAATCGCCGTGATCGCCGTGTACCTCGCCGATATCGTTTCCTTCCTCTGGCTGAACGTGATCGGCTGCGCGCTCGTCATGCTTTTTTCAGCCATCCTCCAACCCATCCTTCCATCCCCCAAAATCAAACAACCGGCGTAA
- a CDS encoding sensor histidine kinase, whose product MNTLQLILAGTIVMMSLGIFVVIMVVLQQKQVVQYKLILKDKDLQLQKERLVAVLQGQEIERKRIAEDLHDEVGAQLSVLKLSLNSLQQLAGNGEKERIKETKEFTDTIIQQLRFISQSLHPTTLENLGLSHALDSFASLMNKNRQIAIQFRTDGSTFPVDREKALNVYRVVQELMNNILKHAEAQQVLITYQSTPQTLTIRVEDDGNEQLIENLAASRQKTGHLGLKNIESRLNIIGGNITFVKNSPKGTSAEIRVENYQPIA is encoded by the coding sequence ATGAACACGCTGCAATTAATTCTGGCGGGTACGATCGTTATGATGAGCCTCGGTATTTTCGTGGTCATCATGGTGGTGTTGCAACAAAAGCAGGTGGTACAATATAAACTCATCCTCAAGGATAAAGACCTCCAGCTGCAGAAAGAGCGCCTCGTGGCGGTGCTCCAGGGCCAGGAGATCGAACGGAAAAGGATCGCCGAAGACCTGCACGACGAAGTGGGCGCCCAGCTCTCCGTGCTCAAGCTCAGCCTCAATTCCCTCCAGCAGCTCGCCGGAAACGGGGAAAAGGAAAGGATCAAGGAAACGAAGGAATTCACAGACACTATCATCCAGCAACTCCGCTTCATCTCCCAAAGCCTCCACCCTACCACGCTGGAAAACCTGGGGCTCAGCCATGCGCTCGACTCCTTCGCCAGCCTCATGAACAAAAACCGGCAGATCGCCATCCAGTTCCGGACAGACGGGAGCACTTTCCCCGTAGACCGCGAAAAAGCCCTCAACGTGTACCGCGTTGTCCAGGAACTGATGAACAATATCCTCAAACACGCCGAAGCCCAGCAGGTCCTCATCACCTATCAAAGCACCCCGCAAACGCTCACCATCCGCGTGGAAGACGACGGAAACGAGCAACTCATCGAGAATCTGGCCGCCTCGCGCCAGAAAACCGGGCACCTCGGACTAAAAAATATCGAAAGCCGTTTGAATATTATCGGAGGAAACATCACATTTGTAAAAAATTCACCCAAAGGCACAAGCGCCGAGATCAGGGTGGAGAATTATCAGCCCATAGCATAG
- a CDS encoding PIG-L family deacetylase, translating to MLNIRTLTGLATALLLAVSGTKAQTAPVMHAADIQLQLQKLNTLGSVLYVAAHPDDENTRLLGFLAREGKYRTGYLSLTRGDGGQNLIGNEQAELLGLIRTQELLAARRIDGAEQFFTRANDFGFSKNPEETFTIWDRKKVLGDVVWVIRKFRPDVIICRFPADSRAGHGHHTASAMLAAEAFKAAADPNQYPEQLKSVEVWQAKRLLWNTFNFGSNNTISEDQFKMQVGAYNALLGKGYGEIAAESRSQHKSQGFGVPSGRGNATEYFMTIQGDAPSKDLMDGINTSWARVPGADAVAQQIQAVTKDYRAETPSASVPALLAVRKSLLALPDGYWKTQKLKETEQLIIACSGLWAEAFSASAEVVPGGPMKSQLQIINRSNVPVRLEKVTYNGTENTSLARDLAFNELNTIPADFPLPAETPFSQPYWLQDPHPLGAYVIRDNNMVGYPENKPSLTATFFLRFGDQAITLQRPFIYKFTDPVKGEVYNPLVIAPPVISYLQNQVYIYTQAAPQAVPVKIRAIQPGVSGKVKLRLPQGFSADQAAIPFSLKEKGDEAEVVFQVKPQQVNGRQLTDTMSVSVEVNGKEYTNSMTVIAYDHIPAITLFPPTEARLVTLNLKYNGRNIGYIPGAGDKVAESLRQVGYTVTLLGEKEIMQGDLSGYDAIITGVRAYNTQERLRYWQPRLLEYVKNGGTLLVQYNTNGALVTNQLGPYPFTLSRDRVTDEHAAVTFLAPQDRSMTYPNALTTADFNGWVQERGLYFPANADAQYVQPFSMKDPGEKDLSGSTLVARYGKGKYVYTGLSFFRQLPAGVPGAYRLFVNLIAK from the coding sequence ATGTTGAACATCCGAACCCTTACGGGCCTGGCTACGGCCTTGCTGCTGGCCGTTTCCGGCACAAAGGCGCAAACCGCCCCGGTGATGCACGCAGCCGATATCCAGCTGCAGTTGCAGAAACTGAATACATTGGGCAGCGTACTGTACGTTGCCGCCCATCCCGACGACGAAAATACCCGCCTGCTGGGCTTCCTGGCCCGCGAAGGCAAATACCGCACCGGCTATCTTTCGCTTACACGCGGCGATGGCGGGCAGAACCTTATCGGCAACGAACAGGCCGAGCTGCTGGGGCTCATCCGCACCCAGGAGCTGCTCGCCGCCCGCAGGATCGACGGGGCCGAGCAGTTTTTCACCCGCGCCAACGACTTCGGTTTTTCCAAGAACCCGGAAGAAACCTTCACGATCTGGGACCGCAAGAAGGTGCTGGGCGACGTGGTTTGGGTGATCCGCAAGTTCCGGCCCGATGTGATCATCTGCCGTTTCCCGGCAGATAGCAGGGCAGGGCACGGCCACCATACCGCCTCCGCCATGCTGGCCGCCGAAGCGTTCAAAGCGGCGGCAGATCCCAACCAATATCCCGAACAACTGAAATCCGTGGAGGTGTGGCAGGCGAAGCGACTGCTGTGGAACACGTTCAATTTCGGCAGCAACAATACGATTTCCGAAGACCAGTTCAAGATGCAGGTAGGCGCCTACAACGCGCTCCTGGGCAAGGGTTACGGTGAAATCGCGGCAGAAAGCCGCAGCCAGCACAAAAGCCAGGGCTTCGGCGTGCCTTCGGGCCGCGGCAACGCTACCGAATACTTTATGACCATCCAGGGAGACGCGCCTTCCAAAGACCTCATGGACGGTATTAATACCTCCTGGGCCCGGGTGCCCGGTGCTGACGCCGTGGCGCAGCAAATACAGGCGGTAACGAAAGATTACCGGGCCGAAACGCCCTCCGCCAGCGTGCCCGCGCTGCTGGCCGTGCGCAAAAGCCTCCTGGCGTTGCCCGACGGTTACTGGAAAACACAGAAACTGAAGGAAACGGAACAGCTCATCATCGCCTGCTCCGGGCTTTGGGCCGAAGCCTTCTCCGCATCCGCGGAAGTGGTGCCCGGCGGCCCCATGAAAAGCCAGTTGCAGATCATCAACCGCAGCAACGTGCCCGTCCGCCTCGAAAAAGTGACTTACAACGGAACGGAAAATACTTCGCTCGCCCGCGACCTCGCGTTCAACGAGCTCAATACCATCCCCGCCGATTTCCCCCTGCCGGCGGAAACACCTTTCTCACAGCCTTACTGGCTGCAAGACCCGCATCCGCTGGGCGCTTACGTCATCCGCGACAATAACATGGTCGGCTACCCGGAAAACAAACCTTCCCTCACCGCCACGTTCTTCCTCCGCTTCGGCGACCAGGCCATCACCCTCCAGCGGCCATTCATTTACAAATTCACCGACCCGGTAAAAGGCGAAGTGTATAACCCGCTGGTGATCGCACCGCCGGTGATATCTTACCTCCAGAACCAGGTCTACATTTATACCCAGGCCGCGCCGCAGGCCGTTCCCGTGAAAATCCGCGCCATCCAGCCGGGCGTTTCCGGGAAAGTGAAGCTGCGCCTGCCCCAGGGCTTCTCCGCCGATCAGGCCGCCATTCCCTTCAGCCTCAAGGAAAAGGGAGATGAGGCGGAGGTGGTTTTCCAGGTGAAACCGCAACAGGTCAACGGCCGTCAGCTCACCGACACCATGAGCGTTTCGGTGGAAGTTAACGGGAAGGAATACACGAACAGCATGACCGTCATTGCCTACGACCACATTCCTGCCATCACGCTGTTCCCGCCCACGGAGGCGCGGCTCGTGACGCTCAACCTGAAATACAACGGGCGCAATATCGGGTACATCCCCGGGGCGGGCGATAAAGTCGCGGAAAGCCTCCGCCAGGTGGGCTATACGGTAACTTTGCTCGGCGAAAAAGAGATCATGCAGGGCGATCTTTCCGGCTACGACGCCATCATCACCGGCGTGCGCGCCTACAACACGCAGGAGCGCCTCCGCTACTGGCAGCCGCGCCTCCTCGAATACGTGAAAAACGGCGGTACGCTGCTCGTCCAGTACAATACCAATGGCGCCCTCGTCACCAACCAGCTCGGGCCTTATCCGTTCACGCTCTCGCGCGACCGGGTGACCGACGAGCACGCGGCCGTGACCTTCCTCGCGCCGCAAGACCGGTCTATGACCTATCCCAATGCCCTCACCACGGCCGATTTCAACGGATGGGTGCAGGAGCGGGGGCTGTATTTCCCGGCAAATGCAGACGCGCAATACGTACAACCCTTCAGCATGAAAGACCCCGGCGAGAAAGACCTCTCCGGATCCACGCTGGTGGCCCGCTACGGGAAAGGGAAGTATGTCTACACCGGGCTGTCGTTCTTCCGCCAGCTGCCCGCCGGCGTGCCGGGGGCTTACAGATTATTCGTGAACCTGATCGCTAAATAA
- a CDS encoding DMT family protein, translated as MRTIFLLLISNVFMTFAWYGHLKNTNVPLWKVVLVSWGIAFFEYCFMVPANRLGYLDGFNGFQLKMVQEVITLTVFCVFAVIWLKEPLRWNYLISFSLLLGAVYFMFKK; from the coding sequence ATGCGTACGATCTTCCTGCTCCTCATCTCCAACGTCTTCATGACCTTTGCCTGGTATGGTCACCTCAAGAACACGAACGTGCCGCTGTGGAAAGTGGTACTGGTGAGCTGGGGGATCGCTTTTTTCGAGTACTGCTTCATGGTACCGGCCAACCGGCTCGGGTATCTCGACGGGTTTAACGGGTTCCAGCTGAAGATGGTCCAGGAAGTGATCACGCTGACGGTTTTCTGCGTGTTCGCGGTGATCTGGCTGAAGGAGCCCCTGCGCTGGAATTACCTCATTTCCTTCTCGCTGCTCCTGGGCGCCGTCTACTTCATGTTCAAAAAATAA
- a CDS encoding aspartate carbamoyltransferase catalytic subunit: protein MHLRMSLSVKHLLGIRDLTRQDIELVFQTADQFKEVLQRPIKKVPTLRDTTIVNVFFENSTRTRLSFELAEKRLGADVMNFSASGSSVSKGETLIDTVNNILSMKVDMVVMRHSATGAPHFLAKHINVPIVNAGDGINEHPTQALLDAFSIREKLGSVEGKKIAICGDIMHSRVALSNIYCLKKLGAEVTVVGPPTLIPKHIGNALGVNVSYDIRETLQWADVANVLRIQLERQNMPLFSTLREYSLAYGVNRKLLDSLGKEIVIMHPGPINRGVELSSDVADSGQSIILDQVENGVATRMAVLYLLARKEN, encoded by the coding sequence TTGCACCTTAGAATGTCACTGTCTGTAAAACATCTGCTGGGTATACGTGACCTGACGCGTCAGGATATAGAACTCGTCTTTCAAACGGCTGATCAATTCAAGGAAGTATTGCAGCGCCCGATCAAGAAAGTGCCCACCTTACGGGATACCACCATCGTCAATGTATTTTTCGAGAATTCCACACGCACGCGGCTCTCTTTCGAGCTGGCGGAAAAGCGCCTTGGCGCCGATGTGATGAACTTCTCCGCTTCCGGATCGTCCGTATCCAAAGGCGAAACCCTCATCGATACCGTCAACAACATCCTGTCCATGAAAGTGGATATGGTGGTGATGCGGCACTCGGCCACGGGAGCGCCCCACTTCCTCGCCAAACACATCAACGTACCCATCGTCAACGCCGGAGACGGCATCAACGAGCACCCCACACAGGCCCTGCTCGACGCGTTTTCCATCCGCGAGAAACTGGGCTCGGTGGAAGGGAAGAAGATCGCCATTTGCGGCGATATCATGCATTCCCGCGTAGCCCTGTCCAATATCTACTGCCTGAAGAAACTGGGCGCGGAAGTGACCGTTGTGGGCCCGCCGACGCTCATTCCCAAACATATCGGCAACGCCCTCGGCGTGAACGTGTCTTACGACATCAGGGAAACCCTGCAATGGGCAGACGTGGCCAACGTGCTCCGCATCCAGCTGGAGCGCCAGAACATGCCGCTGTTCTCGACCCTGCGGGAATATTCCCTCGCATACGGCGTGAACCGCAAACTGCTCGACAGCCTCGGCAAAGAGATCGTCATCATGCACCCCGGGCCCATCAACCGCGGCGTGGAGCTCAGTTCCGACGTGGCGGATTCCGGCCAGAGCATCATCCTCGACCAGGTCGAAAACGGCGTGGCCACCCGCATGGCGGTACTGTACCTCCTGGCCAGAAAAGAGAATTGA
- a CDS encoding response regulator transcription factor gives MLLPIKVAIADDHKIFRSGVIQTLTPYENINVVFEAEDGEHLLQIMQDQLPDVILMDLKMPKMDGIQATIKVREKYPQVKIIILTMYEDDNFIVHLVENGANAYLLKNSEPEEIYEAICTTYEKGFYFNENVNLALLKKVLHKNKQQFKPTFKNEVQLTDRELEVLKLICSEQTTQEISEQIFLSPRTVEGLRQKLLEKLGVKNTVGLVLYAFRNGLIE, from the coding sequence ATGCTGCTGCCTATTAAGGTCGCAATCGCAGACGACCACAAGATTTTCCGGAGCGGAGTCATCCAGACCCTCACCCCGTACGAAAACATCAACGTCGTTTTTGAAGCGGAAGACGGTGAACATTTACTGCAGATCATGCAGGACCAACTGCCGGATGTGATCCTTATGGACCTGAAAATGCCCAAAATGGACGGCATCCAGGCCACCATCAAGGTCAGGGAGAAATATCCGCAGGTCAAGATCATCATCCTCACGATGTATGAAGACGACAACTTTATTGTCCATCTCGTAGAGAATGGCGCCAATGCCTATTTGCTCAAAAACAGTGAACCGGAAGAAATTTACGAAGCGATCTGCACCACTTACGAAAAAGGGTTTTATTTTAACGAAAATGTGAACCTGGCCCTCCTGAAGAAGGTCCTCCACAAAAACAAGCAACAGTTCAAGCCCACGTTCAAGAACGAAGTGCAGCTGACCGACCGGGAGCTGGAAGTGCTGAAACTGATATGCAGTGAACAGACGACCCAGGAGATTTCCGAACAGATTTTTCTCAGTCCGCGCACCGTCGAAGGCCTCCGGCAGAAGCTCCTCGAAAAACTCGGGGTGAAAAATACCGTCGGCCTCGTGTTATACGCCTTCCGGAACGGGCTGATCGAATAA
- a CDS encoding serine hydrolase domain-containing protein, producing the protein MIRSLLAMLLLPALAGFGQKSDNPMQSALDKYVDSVVRAAYAREECVGLVIGVIDGNKTYTWSYGETALGNGQLPDKNTIFQIGSLTKTFTGIMLAAQIGRGQVKADGLISQYVPDSVKLKWFDDKPVTMLMLTNHTSAIPRWEPVMKYPGFNNAQPYAHFQTAQLYHFLNHYEPTEAPGRRYDYSNIAVGLLGELLARNAGTTYAKLLEKEIIRPLKMHDTRITDSPELPARMAQGYNRGRKPEQPWILSALSGAGGIQSTMTDMLKYARANMEPGKGAFGAAVRLSHQQTFADSNAIMAMGWHISRVKGHTIVQHGGQTGGYNSYIGVEPAEKKAVIILSNEAAANQVGWHLQMYLTR; encoded by the coding sequence ATGATACGTTCCCTACTGGCCATGCTGCTGCTGCCCGCGCTGGCCGGCTTCGGCCAAAAATCCGACAACCCGATGCAATCGGCCCTCGACAAATACGTAGATTCCGTCGTGCGCGCCGCTTATGCCCGCGAAGAATGCGTGGGCCTGGTGATCGGGGTGATCGACGGAAACAAAACATATACCTGGTCCTACGGCGAAACCGCACTGGGAAACGGACAGCTGCCGGATAAAAATACCATCTTCCAGATCGGCTCCCTCACCAAAACGTTCACCGGCATCATGCTGGCGGCGCAAATCGGGCGCGGACAGGTAAAGGCCGACGGACTGATCTCACAATACGTTCCCGATTCGGTAAAACTGAAGTGGTTCGACGATAAGCCCGTGACCATGCTCATGCTCACCAACCATACTTCCGCGATCCCGCGGTGGGAGCCGGTGATGAAATATCCGGGGTTCAACAACGCGCAGCCTTACGCGCATTTCCAAACCGCGCAGTTATATCATTTCCTGAACCATTACGAGCCCACAGAGGCACCCGGCAGGCGGTATGATTATTCCAACATCGCAGTGGGATTATTGGGCGAACTGCTGGCGCGGAACGCCGGTACCACCTACGCCAAATTGCTGGAAAAGGAGATCATCCGTCCGTTGAAAATGCACGACACCCGCATCACTGATTCGCCCGAACTGCCTGCGCGGATGGCGCAGGGGTACAACAGGGGGCGGAAGCCGGAACAGCCCTGGATCTTGTCTGCCCTTTCCGGCGCGGGCGGCATCCAGTCTACCATGACCGATATGCTGAAATACGCCCGGGCCAACATGGAACCAGGGAAAGGGGCTTTCGGCGCCGCGGTCCGGCTGAGCCATCAGCAAACCTTTGCCGACAGTAACGCCATCATGGCGATGGGTTGGCACATCAGTCGCGTGAAGGGGCATACCATCGTCCAGCACGGCGGGCAGACCGGCGGGTACAATTCCTATATCGGCGTGGAACCGGCGGAGAAAAAAGCGGTGATCATCCTGTCGAACGAAGCGGCCGCCAACCAGGTGGGATGGCACTTGCAGATGTACCTCACAAGATAA
- a CDS encoding DUF2911 domain-containing protein, whose translation MKQLSAFLTAAAIGVMTVTAQAQVKLPAPSPAQTIKQDFALSSVEVSYSRPAMKGRTIMGDLVPYGKIWRMGANAATRVKFGEDVKLNGKPVPAGEYVLYAIPNRNSWEIIVNKGLKNWGIDGYNPADDVARFTADVTEMPFPIESFMITFGDVAPSSMTMMILWDRTMVPIQVTADIDSKIMASIEEGMKSDKKPYFQAAMYYFESGRDVSQAIKWMDQALAEPANAKAFWMFYQKARMQAKAGDKSGAKATAAKSTELAKAANNADYVALNEKLIATL comes from the coding sequence ATGAAACAACTATCCGCGTTCCTCACCGCCGCCGCGATCGGTGTGATGACCGTTACCGCCCAGGCGCAGGTGAAACTGCCCGCTCCGAGCCCTGCCCAGACCATCAAACAGGACTTCGCCCTGTCTTCCGTGGAAGTTTCCTACTCCCGCCCGGCCATGAAAGGCCGTACCATCATGGGCGACCTGGTGCCCTACGGCAAGATCTGGCGCATGGGGGCCAACGCAGCCACCCGCGTTAAATTCGGCGAAGACGTGAAGCTCAACGGCAAACCGGTGCCCGCAGGTGAATACGTGCTCTATGCCATTCCCAACCGCAACAGTTGGGAAATCATCGTCAACAAAGGCCTCAAAAACTGGGGGATCGACGGGTACAACCCCGCAGACGACGTAGCGCGCTTCACGGCAGACGTTACCGAAATGCCCTTCCCCATCGAATCGTTCATGATCACCTTCGGCGACGTGGCGCCCAGCTCCATGACCATGATGATCCTGTGGGACCGTACCATGGTGCCCATCCAGGTTACGGCCGACATCGACTCCAAGATCATGGCGTCTATCGAAGAAGGCATGAAAAGTGACAAGAAGCCTTATTTCCAGGCTGCCATGTACTACTTCGAATCCGGCCGCGACGTGAGCCAGGCTATCAAGTGGATGGACCAGGCACTGGCTGAGCCCGCCAACGCCAAAGCCTTCTGGATGTTCTACCAGAAAGCCCGCATGCAGGCAAAAGCCGGCGACAAATCCGGCGCCAAAGCCACTGCCGCCAAATCCACCGAACTGGCGAAAGCTGCCAACAACGCCGATTACGTAGCCCTCAACGAAAAGCTGATCGCTACCCTGTAA
- a CDS encoding site-specific tyrosine recombinase, whose translation MWEASINGFKVHLRMERSLSAHTIEAYERDVKILTRYLLQAGKPVGPEAISLEELEGCVRWVAELGMTATSQARMISGIRTFFRYLLLEDMVPHDPSQLLEAPKTPRKLPDFLSVQEIDAMIAQVPEHVGFKKDPKSGQYKLDPETGQKIPNDEHLVQRNIALLETMYACGLRVSEAVGLRLSQLYFQEGFIRVTGKGDKERLIPIGDSTVEHINIYRKDFRSRIDIARGHEDILFLNRRGKGLTRVMVFLIIKELAALANIKKNISPHTFRHSFATHLVEAGADLVSVQEMLGHESITTTEIYTHLNREYLRDMLVQFHPAFNR comes from the coding sequence ATGTGGGAAGCATCGATCAACGGGTTCAAAGTTCATCTGCGGATGGAGCGTTCTTTATCGGCGCATACGATCGAGGCATATGAACGGGACGTGAAAATCCTGACGCGGTACCTCCTGCAGGCGGGCAAGCCTGTGGGGCCGGAGGCCATTTCGCTGGAAGAACTGGAGGGATGCGTCCGCTGGGTGGCGGAGCTGGGGATGACGGCAACCAGCCAGGCGCGGATGATCTCGGGTATCCGTACGTTTTTCCGGTACCTGTTGCTGGAGGATATGGTCCCGCACGACCCGTCGCAGTTGCTGGAGGCGCCCAAAACGCCCCGCAAGCTGCCCGATTTCCTCAGTGTGCAGGAGATCGACGCCATGATCGCCCAGGTGCCGGAGCATGTGGGGTTCAAAAAAGACCCGAAGTCGGGCCAATACAAATTAGACCCTGAAACCGGGCAGAAAATCCCGAACGACGAGCATCTCGTGCAACGCAACATCGCCCTGCTGGAAACGATGTATGCCTGTGGCTTGCGGGTGAGCGAGGCGGTGGGGCTCCGGCTTTCCCAGTTGTATTTCCAGGAAGGGTTTATCCGGGTGACGGGAAAGGGCGACAAGGAGCGGTTGATCCCCATCGGCGATTCCACGGTCGAGCATATTAATATATATAGGAAGGATTTCCGGAGCCGGATCGACATTGCGCGGGGGCATGAAGACATCTTGTTCCTGAACCGCCGGGGCAAGGGCCTTACGCGGGTGATGGTGTTCCTTATCATCAAGGAGCTGGCCGCTTTGGCGAACATCAAGAAGAATATTTCGCCCCATACTTTCCGGCATTCTTTCGCCACGCACCTCGTGGAAGCCGGGGCCGACCTGGTGTCTGTCCAGGAAATGCTGGGCCACGAAAGCATTACCACTACCGAAATCTATACCCATCTCAACCGCGAATACCTCCGCGATATGCTCGTGCAGTTCCATCCGGCATTCAACCGGTAA